From the genome of Streptomyces sp. V1I1, one region includes:
- a CDS encoding nitrate- and nitrite sensing domain-containing protein translates to MRFRGKSIRRKIVALLLVPLVSLTALWGFATVLTGREADQLLDVSSVVEKVGYPVADAVNVIQKERRQTLIYLADRRASEALPTLRRQREATDGAVAKIKANMAKSGVLDDMRPDTAQKLDSLLEALDGLGALRRSVETGTVSRNQALDFYNRVVDPCYSLLLTLHAFNDVEMERQGRALVGLVRAMEMLSREDALIASSLTTRKITADEIRALSDFVAKRELYYETNLEVLPAKEREVYEQYWRSPKTAPLRDAEERLITAGPVKNTGASEGVRWKAVATPVLDDLAREAKEAGVRYQDRVEPAAYSVFVKAGVAGVLGFLALLVSVIVSVRIGRDLVRDLSRLRKEAHEVSGVRLPSVMRRLAAGEHVDIETEAPRLDYDKDEIGQAGQALNTLQRAAVEAAVRQADMRRGVSDVFVNLARRNQVLLHRQLTLLDTMERRTEDTEELADLFRLDHLTTRMRRHAEGLVILSGAAPSRQWRKPIQLMDVVRAAVAEVEDYERIEVRRLPRIGVGGPAVADLTHLIAELLENATVFSPPHTGVQVHGERVANGFTLEIHDRGLGMAPEVLLDANLRLAETPEFELSDTDRLGLFVVSRLAQRQNVRVSLQPSPYGGTTAIVFIPAALLTEAPETQGTGFRLDRKSESAAGRRGSDGKLTALSKVPTQLGGAALLDGPVELEAPVGALGFEDRSGLGGDRSGLGGDRSGLGGDRPGLGGERPGLGGVDSRADIEDTESERGGIFRARARDRRRPTPDEQHHQALDQTPERNSGPVPLPRRKPPTLVADHGRRVDDRGRTHPAPAPEPERSAEPTPAPEPRTGPWSPSAPEPRPAPWPGPAPAPEPRRAPWPAPAPASPAPSPDNARTPKRDPDPASAPRPATVDGLPRRVRQASLAPQLREGAAAELTTAPAAGQDVERDAEQVRNRMASMQRGWQRGRRQNAEEAEYEEATDQATGPGETAPGTTSEGDGR, encoded by the coding sequence ATGCGCTTTCGCGGGAAGTCCATCCGCCGGAAGATCGTGGCGTTGTTGCTGGTGCCGCTCGTCTCCCTCACCGCCCTCTGGGGCTTCGCCACCGTACTGACCGGTCGGGAGGCCGATCAGCTTCTGGACGTCAGCTCAGTCGTCGAGAAAGTCGGCTATCCGGTCGCGGACGCCGTCAACGTCATTCAGAAGGAACGCCGCCAGACGCTCATCTACCTTGCGGACCGCAGGGCTTCGGAGGCTCTGCCCACCCTGCGCCGCCAGCGCGAGGCCACCGACGGGGCCGTCGCCAAGATCAAGGCGAATATGGCGAAGTCCGGAGTCCTCGACGACATGCGGCCGGACACCGCGCAGAAACTGGACTCGCTCCTCGAAGCACTCGACGGACTGGGCGCTCTGCGCCGCTCCGTGGAGACAGGGACCGTCTCCCGCAACCAGGCCCTGGATTTCTACAACCGGGTCGTCGACCCCTGCTACAGCCTCCTGCTGACACTCCACGCCTTCAACGACGTAGAGATGGAGCGGCAGGGCCGCGCCCTCGTCGGACTCGTCCGCGCCATGGAGATGCTCTCCCGCGAGGACGCTCTCATCGCCTCCTCGCTGACAACCCGCAAAATCACGGCAGATGAGATCCGCGCGCTCTCCGACTTCGTAGCGAAGCGCGAGCTGTACTACGAGACCAACCTCGAAGTCCTGCCCGCCAAGGAGCGCGAGGTCTACGAGCAGTACTGGCGCAGCCCCAAGACCGCGCCCCTGCGCGACGCCGAGGAACGCCTCATCACCGCGGGCCCCGTCAAGAACACCGGCGCGTCCGAGGGAGTCCGCTGGAAGGCGGTCGCCACCCCCGTCCTGGACGACCTCGCCCGCGAGGCCAAGGAGGCGGGCGTCCGCTACCAGGACCGCGTCGAGCCCGCCGCGTACAGCGTCTTCGTCAAGGCCGGAGTCGCGGGCGTACTGGGCTTCCTCGCCCTGCTGGTCTCGGTCATCGTGTCCGTACGCATCGGGCGCGACCTCGTCCGCGACCTCTCCCGGCTGCGCAAGGAGGCCCACGAGGTCTCCGGCGTACGTCTGCCCAGCGTGATGCGCCGGCTCGCCGCGGGTGAGCATGTGGACATCGAGACCGAAGCGCCGCGCCTCGACTACGACAAGGACGAGATCGGGCAGGCCGGCCAGGCGCTCAACACGCTTCAGCGGGCCGCTGTCGAGGCCGCCGTCCGGCAGGCCGACATGCGCCGCGGAGTCTCCGATGTCTTCGTCAACCTCGCCCGCCGCAACCAGGTTCTGCTGCACCGCCAGCTCACGCTCCTCGACACCATGGAGCGCCGCACCGAGGACACCGAGGAACTCGCGGACCTGTTCCGCCTGGACCACCTCACGACCCGTATGCGACGGCACGCCGAGGGCCTGGTGATCCTCTCCGGCGCCGCGCCCTCCCGGCAGTGGCGCAAGCCGATCCAGCTGATGGACGTCGTACGGGCCGCGGTCGCCGAGGTCGAGGACTACGAGCGCATCGAGGTGCGCCGGCTGCCGCGCATCGGCGTCGGCGGCCCCGCGGTCGCCGACCTCACCCACCTCATCGCCGAACTTCTCGAGAACGCCACGGTGTTCTCGCCCCCGCACACCGGCGTCCAGGTGCACGGCGAGCGGGTCGCCAACGGCTTCACCCTCGAAATCCACGACCGCGGGCTCGGCATGGCACCGGAAGTGCTGCTCGACGCCAATCTGCGGCTCGCGGAGACCCCCGAGTTCGAGCTCTCCGACACCGACCGGCTCGGCCTGTTCGTCGTCAGCCGGCTCGCCCAGCGGCAGAACGTCCGGGTCTCGCTGCAGCCTTCGCCGTACGGCGGGACCACCGCGATCGTCTTCATCCCCGCGGCCCTGCTCACCGAAGCCCCGGAGACCCAGGGCACCGGCTTCCGCCTCGACCGCAAGAGCGAGAGCGCGGCGGGGCGACGCGGCAGCGACGGCAAGCTCACGGCGCTCTCCAAGGTCCCCACCCAGCTGGGCGGCGCGGCGCTGCTCGACGGACCCGTCGAACTGGAGGCACCCGTCGGCGCGTTGGGCTTCGAGGACCGGTCCGGCCTCGGCGGTGACCGGTCCGGGCTCGGCGGTGACCGGTCCGGGCTCGGCGGTGACCGCCCCGGGCTCGGCGGTGAGCGCCCGGGCCTCGGGGGGGTCGACTCCCGCGCCGACATCGAGGACACGGAGAGCGAGCGCGGCGGGATCTTCCGCGCCCGGGCCCGCGACCGCCGCCGCCCGACCCCGGACGAGCAGCACCACCAGGCGCTGGACCAGACGCCCGAGCGGAACTCCGGGCCCGTGCCGCTGCCCCGCCGCAAGCCGCCGACCCTGGTCGCCGACCACGGCCGCAGGGTGGACGATCGTGGCCGCACGCACCCGGCCCCGGCACCCGAGCCCGAGCGTTCCGCAGAGCCCACGCCCGCGCCGGAGCCGCGCACCGGCCCATGGTCTCCATCCGCGCCGGAGCCGCGCCCCGCGCCCTGGCCGGGACCCGCACCCGCCCCGGAGCCACGCCGCGCGCCCTGGCCCGCGCCCGCCCCGGCATCGCCCGCCCCGTCGCCGGACAACGCGCGCACCCCCAAACGCGACCCCGACCCGGCATCCGCACCCCGACCCGCCACGGTAGACGGCCTGCCCCGCCGAGTCCGTCAGGCAAGCCTCGCCCCCCAGCTCAGGGAGGGCGCCGCCGCCGAACTGACCACAGCCCCGGCCGCGGGGCAGGACGTCGAACGCGATGCGGAACAAGTACGCAACCGGATGGCTTCCATGCAACGAGGCTGGCAGCGCGGCCGCCGCCAGAATGCCGAAGAGGCCGAGTACGAAGAGGCCACCGACCAGGCCACCGGCCCCGGCGAGACCGCACCAGGAACGACATCGGAGGGGGACGGTCGATGA
- a CDS encoding roadblock/LC7 domain-containing protein produces MTAPHAAAPNATGDGLTTTTRRSGELNWLLDELVDRVASIRKALVLSGDGLATGTSRELTREDGEHLAAVASGFHSLAKGVGRHFEAGKVRQTVVELDEAFLFVTAAGDGSCLAVLADADSDVGLVAYEMTLMVKRVGAHLATAPRTGQPGG; encoded by the coding sequence ATGACCGCACCACACGCCGCAGCACCCAACGCCACCGGCGACGGCCTGACCACAACCACAAGGCGGTCCGGCGAACTCAACTGGCTCCTTGACGAACTGGTGGACCGCGTCGCCAGCATCCGCAAGGCACTGGTGCTCTCCGGTGACGGCCTCGCCACCGGCACCTCCCGGGAGCTGACCCGCGAGGACGGCGAGCACCTCGCCGCCGTCGCCTCCGGCTTCCACAGCCTCGCCAAGGGCGTCGGCCGCCACTTCGAGGCGGGCAAGGTCCGCCAGACCGTCGTGGAACTGGACGAGGCCTTCCTCTTCGTCACGGCGGCGGGCGACGGCAGCTGTCTGGCCGTCCTCGCCGACGCGGACTCCGACGTCGGGCTGGTGGCGTACGAGATGACGCTCATGGTCAAGCGGGTCGGAGCGCACCTGGCCACCGCTCCACGGACCGGCCAACCCGGGGGGTGA
- a CDS encoding DUF742 domain-containing protein — translation MSDSAQYARNPHHFFDAEAGPVVRPYAMTRGRTSSATRHGLDLIALVVPEAAADDPGRDQLLSPEHVEIVERCGDTPQSIAELAATLDLPVGVVRVLVGDLVEDALVHVTRPVPPAELPDVSILREVINGLRAL, via the coding sequence ATGAGTGACTCCGCTCAGTACGCTCGGAACCCGCACCACTTCTTCGACGCCGAAGCCGGCCCGGTCGTCCGTCCGTACGCGATGACCCGCGGCCGGACGAGCAGCGCCACCCGTCACGGCCTCGATCTGATCGCCCTCGTCGTGCCGGAGGCCGCAGCCGACGATCCCGGCCGCGACCAGTTGCTCTCGCCGGAGCATGTTGAGATCGTAGAGCGGTGCGGCGACACCCCCCAGTCGATCGCCGAACTCGCTGCCACCCTGGACCTCCCTGTCGGAGTGGTCCGGGTCCTGGTCGGCGATCTCGTCGAGGACGCACTGGTGCATGTAACCCGTCCCGTTCCGCCGGCCGAACTGCCGGATGTGAGCATTCTCCGCGAGGTGATCAATGGTCTTCGGGCGCTCTAG
- a CDS encoding ATP/GTP-binding protein, which translates to MVFGRSSRRTPPVEPVTLKILVAGGFGVGKTTLVGAVSEIRPLRTEETLSEAGRPVDDTAGVEQKTTTTVAMDFGRITLRQDLVLYLFGTPGQDRFWFLWDELAQGALGAVVLADTRRLEDSFGAIDYFERRSIPFTVAVNCFEGAGRFPGESVRAALDLDPEVPLLMCDARQRESAKEVLVAVVEHALARADRQREHADA; encoded by the coding sequence ATGGTCTTCGGGCGCTCTAGCCGCCGAACGCCGCCCGTCGAGCCGGTGACTCTGAAGATCCTGGTCGCGGGCGGATTCGGCGTGGGCAAGACGACTCTGGTGGGCGCGGTCAGCGAGATCAGACCGCTGCGTACGGAGGAGACGCTGAGTGAGGCGGGTCGTCCCGTCGACGACACCGCTGGCGTCGAGCAGAAGACGACCACCACTGTCGCCATGGACTTCGGGCGTATCACGCTCCGCCAGGACCTGGTGCTCTATCTCTTCGGCACGCCGGGCCAGGACCGCTTCTGGTTCCTCTGGGACGAGCTGGCGCAGGGGGCGCTGGGTGCGGTTGTGCTCGCCGATACCCGCCGCCTTGAGGACTCCTTCGGGGCCATCGACTACTTCGAACGCCGATCCATTCCCTTCACCGTCGCCGTCAACTGCTTCGAGGGGGCGGGTCGTTTTCCCGGCGAGAGCGTACGGGCCGCACTCGACCTCGACCCCGAGGTGCCGCTGCTGATGTGCGACGCGCGCCAGCGCGAGTCGGCCAAGGAGGTGCTGGTGGCGGTCGTTGAGCACGCGCTGGCCCGCGCCGACAGGCAGCGCGAACACGCGGACGCCTGA
- the glpK gene encoding glycerol kinase GlpK — MTDKFVAAIDQGTTSSRCIIFNQDGAIVAVDQREHRQIFPKPGWVEHDATEIWSKVQAVVAGAIAKAGLRADQLSALGITNQRETTVLWDRATGKPVHNAIVWQDTRTSALCNELGGTDGQDRFRDATGLPLASYFSGPKAAWLLDNVPGLRGRAERGEIAFGTIDSWLIWNLTGGTEGGVHVTDVTNASRTMLMNLQTLQWDPAILAAMNVPQAVLPEIRSSAEVYGTAVGQLAGVPVASALGDQQAAIFGQACYDTGTAKNTYGTGSFLLLNTGNRPVASKSGLITTMGYKIGEEAPVYCLEGSIAITGALVQWFRDQLGIIRSADEIETLAASVDDNGGAYIVPAFSGLFAPYWRSDARGVITGLTRYVTKAHLARAVLEATSWQTREVVDAMYQDSGVQITTLKVDGGMTSNNLLMQHQADVLGVPVIRPKVSETTCLGAAYAAGLATGVWSDLDELKAHWKRDVEWSPRMEAQTREREYHNWRKAVERSFGWHEEGDE, encoded by the coding sequence ATGACGGACAAATTCGTCGCCGCAATTGACCAGGGCACCACGTCCAGCCGCTGCATCATCTTCAACCAGGACGGCGCGATCGTCGCCGTCGACCAGCGCGAGCACCGTCAGATCTTCCCCAAGCCGGGCTGGGTGGAGCACGACGCCACCGAGATCTGGTCCAAGGTGCAGGCGGTGGTGGCGGGGGCCATCGCCAAGGCTGGCCTGCGGGCCGACCAGCTCAGTGCCCTCGGCATCACCAACCAGCGGGAGACGACGGTTCTTTGGGACCGGGCGACCGGCAAGCCCGTACACAACGCGATCGTCTGGCAGGACACGCGTACCTCCGCACTCTGCAACGAACTCGGCGGCACGGACGGGCAGGACCGTTTCCGCGACGCGACCGGACTGCCGCTCGCGAGCTACTTCTCCGGGCCCAAGGCGGCCTGGCTGCTGGACAATGTGCCCGGGCTGCGCGGCCGGGCCGAACGCGGTGAGATCGCCTTCGGGACCATCGACTCCTGGCTGATCTGGAACCTCACCGGCGGCACCGAGGGTGGTGTCCATGTCACCGATGTGACCAACGCGTCGCGCACGATGCTGATGAATCTGCAGACCCTGCAGTGGGATCCGGCGATCCTGGCGGCAATGAATGTGCCGCAGGCGGTGCTTCCGGAGATCAGATCGTCGGCGGAGGTGTACGGGACGGCCGTCGGCCAGCTCGCGGGTGTACCGGTGGCCTCGGCGCTCGGCGACCAGCAGGCCGCGATCTTCGGGCAGGCCTGCTACGACACGGGCACGGCCAAGAACACGTACGGCACCGGCAGCTTCCTGCTGCTCAACACCGGCAACCGGCCCGTGGCGTCGAAGAGCGGGCTGATCACCACGATGGGGTACAAGATCGGCGAAGAGGCGCCGGTGTACTGCCTGGAGGGGTCGATCGCGATCACCGGCGCGCTGGTGCAGTGGTTCCGGGACCAGCTGGGCATCATCCGCAGCGCCGACGAGATCGAGACGCTGGCGGCGAGCGTGGACGACAACGGCGGGGCGTACATCGTGCCGGCCTTCTCCGGGCTCTTCGCCCCGTACTGGCGCTCCGACGCACGCGGTGTCATCACCGGACTGACCCGGTACGTCACCAAGGCGCATCTGGCGCGGGCGGTGCTGGAGGCGACCAGCTGGCAGACCCGAGAAGTAGTCGACGCGATGTACCAGGACTCCGGGGTGCAGATCACCACACTCAAGGTGGACGGCGGCATGACCTCCAACAATCTGCTGATGCAGCATCAGGCGGATGTGCTGGGGGTGCCGGTGATCCGGCCGAAGGTCTCCGAGACGACGTGTCTGGGGGCCGCGTACGCGGCGGGGCTCGCGACCGGCGTCTGGTCGGACCTCGACGAGCTCAAGGCGCACTGGAAGCGCGATGTGGAGTGGTCGCCGCGGATGGAGGCGCAGACCCGCGAGCGCGAGTACCACAACTGGCGCAAGGCGGTGGAGCGTAGCTTCGGCTGGCACGAGGAAGGCGACGAGTGA
- a CDS encoding MIP/aquaporin family protein → MSNGDIFTGEVIGTAILILFGAGVCAAVTLHHSKARASGWVVIAFGWGFGVLAGAYTAAPLSGGHLNPAVTLGVAVDTGEWSKVPLYILAQMVGAILGAVLAYLVYFAQFQANADKKNAQPTLGIFSTGPEIRNPVANVMTEIIATIGLVLPILAFGKNDGIGIGQIPGQDAGIYGSGISILLVSLLVVGIGLSLGGPTGYAINPARDLGPRITHALLPIPNKGTSDWGYAWVPVAGPVIGGLLAGLIFNAAF, encoded by the coding sequence ATGAGCAATGGAGACATATTCACCGGTGAGGTCATCGGCACCGCGATACTCATCCTCTTCGGCGCGGGCGTCTGCGCCGCCGTCACGCTCCACCACTCCAAGGCAAGGGCCTCGGGGTGGGTCGTCATCGCCTTCGGCTGGGGTTTCGGCGTGCTGGCGGGCGCGTACACAGCCGCGCCGCTGTCGGGTGGGCATCTCAATCCGGCCGTGACGCTGGGCGTCGCCGTCGACACCGGGGAGTGGAGCAAGGTGCCGCTCTACATCCTGGCGCAGATGGTCGGCGCGATCCTCGGCGCCGTACTCGCCTATCTCGTCTACTTCGCGCAGTTCCAGGCCAACGCGGACAAGAAGAACGCACAGCCCACGCTCGGAATCTTCTCCACCGGTCCGGAGATCCGCAATCCCGTCGCCAACGTGATGACCGAGATCATCGCGACGATCGGCCTGGTGCTGCCGATACTCGCCTTCGGCAAGAACGACGGCATCGGCATCGGGCAGATACCCGGGCAGGACGCCGGGATCTACGGCTCCGGCATCTCCATCCTGCTGGTGTCGCTGCTGGTCGTCGGCATCGGTCTCTCACTCGGCGGGCCGACCGGTTATGCCATCAACCCGGCGCGTGACCTCGGACCACGCATTACCCACGCACTGCTGCCGATCCCCAACAAGGGCACCTCCGACTGGGGTTACGCCTGGGTGCCGGTGGCCGGGCCCGTGATCGGCGGGCTGCTGGCCGGCCTCATATTCAACGCAGCCTTCTAG
- a CDS encoding lipid-transfer protein, translating to MSGEVAVLGAGMHPWGKWGRSFVQYGTAAARAALADAGIDWRQVQSVVGADTMRCGYPGYVAGATFAQALGWQGARVSSVYAACASGAQAINTGRSQILAGMADVVLVVGADSAPKGFFAPAGGDRPDDPDWLRFRVLGATNPAYFALHARRRMALHGESAEDFALVKVKNAAAGALNPNARYRKAVSAEEVAASAVVADPLRLLDICATSDGAAALVLSSMDFARRHGAGEPVRIRAVSTVSPTYPKAVLDLPDIATDSAAAVDPLPQSFRASIAGAAYEEAGIGPEDLSLAEVYDLSTALELEWYEDIGLCGAGEGAKLVREGATALGGRIPVNVSGGLASFGEAVPAQAIAQVCELTWQLRGTAGARQVPGARTGITANQGLFGHGSAVVAVR from the coding sequence ATGAGCGGCGAGGTGGCGGTCCTCGGGGCCGGAATGCATCCCTGGGGCAAATGGGGTCGCAGCTTCGTCCAGTACGGCACGGCCGCGGCCAGAGCCGCGCTGGCCGATGCCGGGATCGACTGGCGGCAGGTGCAGTCGGTGGTCGGCGCGGACACCATGCGCTGCGGCTATCCCGGGTATGTGGCCGGAGCGACTTTCGCGCAGGCGCTCGGCTGGCAGGGGGCACGCGTCAGCAGCGTCTACGCGGCCTGCGCATCGGGCGCGCAGGCGATCAACACCGGGCGCTCCCAGATCCTGGCGGGTATGGCGGACGTGGTGCTGGTGGTGGGGGCGGACTCCGCGCCCAAGGGTTTCTTCGCACCGGCCGGGGGCGATCGGCCCGACGATCCCGACTGGCTGCGCTTCCGGGTGCTCGGGGCGACCAACCCCGCCTACTTCGCGCTCCACGCCCGCCGGCGTATGGCCCTGCACGGCGAATCCGCCGAGGACTTCGCGCTGGTCAAGGTGAAGAACGCGGCGGCCGGGGCGCTCAACCCCAACGCCCGCTACCGCAAGGCCGTCTCGGCCGAGGAGGTGGCCGCCTCCGCGGTGGTCGCCGATCCGCTGCGGCTGCTCGACATCTGTGCGACGTCCGACGGCGCGGCCGCGCTGGTGCTCTCCAGCATGGACTTCGCGCGCCGGCACGGGGCCGGCGAGCCGGTCCGTATCCGCGCGGTCTCCACCGTCTCGCCGACCTATCCGAAGGCCGTACTCGACCTCCCGGACATCGCGACCGACTCGGCCGCCGCCGTGGACCCGCTCCCGCAGTCGTTCCGGGCTTCGATCGCCGGGGCCGCGTACGAGGAGGCGGGCATCGGGCCCGAGGATCTCTCGCTCGCCGAGGTGTACGACCTCTCCACCGCCCTGGAGCTGGAGTGGTACGAGGACATCGGGCTGTGCGGGGCCGGCGAGGGCGCCAAGCTGGTGCGCGAGGGTGCAACCGCGCTCGGCGGGCGGATTCCCGTCAATGTCAGCGGCGGTCTCGCGTCATTCGGCGAGGCGGTGCCCGCTCAGGCCATCGCCCAGGTCTGCGAGCTGACCTGGCAGTTGCGCGGCACTGCCGGGGCGCGCCAGGTGCCGGGGGCGCGCACCGGGATCACCGCGAACCAGGGGCTGTTCGGCCATGGCTCGGCGGTCGTCGCCGTCCGCTGA
- a CDS encoding Zn-ribbon domain-containing OB-fold protein, giving the protein MVAGWFTQDSDEEDFRLLGTRCAACASVFFPREDSFCRNPACGGGELAEVPLSKRGRVWSYTDGRYRPPAPYVSDPDAEWEPYTLVAVELEAERMVVLGQAVPGVRVTDLAVGMQVEVVPGVLNEDAETVWTTWHWRPVGVAS; this is encoded by the coding sequence GTGGTGGCCGGATGGTTCACGCAGGACAGCGATGAGGAGGACTTCCGGCTGCTCGGCACCCGCTGTGCGGCCTGCGCGTCGGTCTTCTTCCCGCGCGAGGACTCCTTCTGCCGCAACCCGGCATGCGGCGGCGGGGAGTTGGCGGAGGTGCCCCTGTCCAAGCGGGGACGGGTGTGGTCGTACACGGACGGACGCTATCGACCACCTGCGCCGTACGTCTCTGACCCCGATGCGGAGTGGGAGCCGTACACACTCGTCGCCGTCGAGCTCGAGGCCGAGCGGATGGTGGTCCTCGGGCAGGCCGTGCCGGGCGTGAGAGTCACCGATCTCGCGGTCGGGATGCAGGTCGAGGTCGTGCCCGGCGTGCTGAACGAGGACGCCGAGACGGTCTGGACGACCTGGCACTGGCGGCCCGTGGGGGTGGCGTCATGA
- a CDS encoding DUF962 domain-containing protein: MTQQTFDSYEEFWPYYVAMHSRAATRWVHLTGTLTGLAVSAYGLARGRKRYAAALPLIGYGTAWPAHFFIEKNNPATFGHPAWSLRGDVQMIRMMLAGRDRELAETAAKWLAESR, encoded by the coding sequence ATGACGCAGCAGACGTTTGACTCGTACGAGGAGTTCTGGCCGTACTACGTCGCGATGCACTCCAGGGCGGCCACCCGGTGGGTCCATCTGACCGGCACGCTGACCGGACTCGCGGTCAGCGCGTACGGGCTGGCGCGCGGCCGGAAGCGGTATGCGGCCGCCCTGCCGCTGATCGGCTACGGAACGGCCTGGCCCGCGCATTTCTTCATCGAGAAGAACAACCCCGCGACCTTCGGGCATCCGGCCTGGTCGCTGCGGGGTGACGTGCAGATGATCCGGATGATGCTGGCGGGCAGGGACCGGGAACTGGCCGAGACCGCCGCCAAGTGGCTCGCCGAGAGCCGCTGA
- a CDS encoding M15 family metallopeptidase: MTGLASAFRTLVATAAALLAVTAAPAAQAESEPKAPREFVALRSVDPTIIQEMRYITRHNFVGEPVDGYRQPLCILTRPAAQALHKAQSKLLRQGYSLKVYDCYRPQRAVDHFVRWAKDLDDETMKKEFYPQVDKSRLFADGYIAEKSGHSRGSTVDLTIVKLPALPTRPYIPGEPLVPCYAPKSERFPDNSVDMGTGFDCFDTLSHTDDPRIQGKQRANRQLLKGALSAVGFVNLPEEWWHFTYKPEPFPDTFFDFPVAWRSVAGH; this comes from the coding sequence ATGACAGGACTTGCTTCCGCTTTCCGCACCCTCGTAGCGACGGCCGCCGCACTCCTCGCCGTCACCGCCGCCCCCGCGGCGCAGGCCGAGTCCGAGCCGAAGGCACCCAGGGAGTTCGTGGCGCTGCGCTCCGTCGACCCGACGATCATCCAGGAGATGCGCTACATCACCCGGCACAACTTCGTGGGTGAACCCGTCGACGGCTACCGCCAGCCGCTCTGCATCCTCACCCGGCCCGCCGCCCAGGCGCTGCACAAGGCGCAGTCGAAGCTGCTCCGTCAGGGCTACTCGCTGAAGGTGTACGACTGTTACCGGCCTCAGCGGGCCGTCGACCACTTCGTTCGGTGGGCCAAGGACCTCGATGACGAGACCATGAAGAAGGAGTTCTATCCCCAAGTCGACAAGTCGCGGCTGTTCGCCGACGGTTACATCGCGGAGAAGTCCGGGCACAGCCGCGGCAGCACGGTCGATCTCACCATCGTGAAGCTGCCTGCCCTGCCAACCAGGCCGTACATTCCCGGCGAGCCTCTCGTCCCTTGTTATGCGCCCAAGTCCGAGCGGTTTCCCGACAATTCCGTGGACATGGGGACCGGTTTCGACTGCTTCGACACGCTGTCGCACACCGATGACCCCAGGATCCAGGGCAAGCAGCGCGCCAACCGGCAGCTGCTGAAGGGCGCTCTGAGTGCGGTCGGTTTTGTGAATCTGCCCGAGGAGTGGTGGCACTTCACCTACAAGCCGGAGCCGTTCCCGGACACCTTCTTCGACTTCCCCGTCGCTTGGCGTTCGGTCGCCGGGCACTGA
- a CDS encoding NUDIX domain-containing protein, translated as MDSHCGNCGAPYGSLTGWPRTCPACGETAYRNPLPVAVALLPAYDADGTGLVIITRTIEPRRGGIALPGGYIDHGEDWQQAVVRELAEETGIEASREEVHLADALSAPDGHLLLFGLLPQRPAADLPPPTPTPETAGWHLLHESTELTFPLHTTAVRKWFEGRYA; from the coding sequence ATGGACTCCCACTGCGGCAACTGCGGGGCGCCGTACGGCTCCCTGACGGGCTGGCCCCGCACCTGCCCGGCCTGCGGCGAGACGGCCTACCGCAATCCGCTGCCGGTCGCTGTCGCGCTGCTGCCCGCGTACGACGCCGACGGCACCGGACTCGTCATCATCACCCGCACGATTGAACCGAGGCGCGGAGGCATCGCACTGCCGGGCGGCTACATCGACCACGGTGAGGACTGGCAGCAGGCAGTCGTACGGGAGTTGGCGGAGGAGACCGGCATCGAGGCCTCGCGCGAGGAGGTTCACCTCGCGGACGCACTCAGCGCGCCGGACGGCCATCTGCTCCTGTTCGGCCTCCTGCCACAACGCCCGGCAGCGGACCTCCCACCGCCGACCCCGACGCCCGAGACGGCGGGCTGGCACCTGCTCCATGAGTCGACGGAGCTGACGTTCCCGCTGCACACGACTGCGGTACGAAAATGGTTCGAGGGACGGTACGCGTAG